The DNA sequence AAAGGCTGCATGAAAAATGGCAGGATTTTTTTTTTTAATATTGCTAAATTCTTGCCACCCCAGCCTTAGCCTTAGCCTTAGCCTTTGCCTTTTATAACATTACTCATTAATATAACCGAAGAACCTTATTAAATGGATGAAATAAACATAATAATTGTTGATGATCATGCTTTGTTTCGAAATGGTTTAAACTTATTATTAAATAATTTCGAAAACATTAATATTCTTGCCGAAGCTGAAAACGGATTAGAATTTCTCAATATAATTGAAAAAGCAAAACCGGATATAGTTTTAATTGATATAGACATGCCTGTAATGGACGGAATTGAAGCTACTGAAAAAGCAATTATAAAATATCCTGATCTTAAACTTATTGCTCTTTCAATGTTTGGCGATGAAGATTATTACTATAAAATGATAAATGCAGGTGTTAAAGGATTTTTATTAAAAAATTCTGAGATACGGGAAGTAATAAATGCTATTAATACTGTTTATAAAGGCGGAACTTTTTTCTCACAAGATCTTTTAATTAATCTTGTAAAAAATATTAAACCTTTAGACTCGGATAGTGACACATCATTTTCACTATCGGAAAGAGAACTGGAAGTTCTTTCATTAATCTGCCAGGGATTTTCTAATCAGGAAATTGGAGATAAATTATTCATTAGTAAACGAACTGTTGATAAACACAGGTCAAACTTATTGAGTAAAACCAATTCAAAAAATACTGCAAATCTTGTGATCTATGCAATAAGAAATAAGCTTTTCAAATTATAATTATTTTATCTAATTTTTTAGCCAAACTTTCTTTGCTAAAAATACACAAACACCAATAAAAACTTCCTTCGAATAAGTACAAATACTTATTCAAAAATAGTATAAAACAGTATGGTGTTTATGCTATTCAAATTTGGGTAAATAAGGGGTTTACTCGCCCGTTTCAATAAATTAAATTTGTACTTTATAATTATTTAAAATGAGTAAAAAAATCAATATAATTATTGTTGACGATAACAAACATTACAGAGAAGCACTAAAATCACTTTTACTATCTCTTGGTAAAGAAAAAATCAATATTATCAATAATGCATCAAGTGGCAAAGAATTTATTAATACAATTAATAAGACCAATACTGATATTGTTTTTATGGATTATGAAATGCCGGTAATGAATGGTCTTGAAGCAACAAGAATTGCTTTATCTAACTACCCTAGATTAACAATAATTGCATTATCATTATATGATGACACACAATATGTTGATGCTATGCTTGAAGCAGGAGCAAAAGGATATCTTTTAAAAAACAGTGATAATAATGAAATATTTATGAAAATTATTAAAAATCATAACGAAGGTAAATTTTTCTCAAAAGAAATTAATTACCAGGATTTATTATCATAAAACTTATTGATTTTAAACAATATAAAAAAATGAGTAAATTATTTGATAAATTATCAAAAGATATAAGATTTAAAGACGGACTTAACGCATGTATAAGTTGTGGTGTCTGTACAGCCATATGCCCGGCTGCTGCATTTTATAAATATTCTCCAAGACTTATTATGACTACTGTACAAACAAAAGATGAAAAAAAAATAGACGATCTTCTTAATGAAGATACGGTATGGTATTGTGGCGAATGTATGTCTTGTAAAACAAGATGTCCGCGTAAAAATGTACCGGGATTAGTAATTGAGGCATTGAGGTCACTTTCACAAGAGTTGGGACATTTTACTGAATCGGAAAAAGGAAGACAACAATTTGCTATTAAAAGAACTGTTGGTGAAGAAATATTAAAATATGGATATTGTGTTCATCCTGATGCAGCTATTTATGAAATGCATCCCGAACAAGGTCCTGTTTGGGAATGGTACACAGAAAATTTATCTGTTATGGTTGACAGATTAGGTGGAAATTATAATAAAGAAGGGGCAGGAGCTTTAAGAAAAATGTCTGAAAAAACCATGGATGAATTAAATAAAATATTCGATGTTAGTGGCGGTAGTGAAAGGTTTGAAAATATTGAAAAATATTCAAAGAAAAAAGCTAAAGAACTTGGATGGGAATTTAAAGATGAGGGCATTGATAATGAGTATTTTACACACACTTTTTGTGATAATAATAATAAACATACAAAGTAAAAAAATTAATATTTTAGATAATAAAGAATATTTAAAAAATGAAAATAAAAGGAAAACAAAATATTTGGAAAGAATATCAAAAACAAATTGCCGATGATCATTATTATTTTCAAAGAAGTTGCATAAGACAATCTTTTTTCCCGGGATCAGAAGCAGCTTTTTTAAAAATTTTAAGTAAAGAATTAGGAAAAGATATATTTGATGATCCTGAACATACTACATGTACAGGAATAGGATATCATGCTGATATTGTACCTTTCGAAACCATTATGACAGTTTTGGCACGTCAATTTTCTCTTATGACTGAAGCTGGTTACGAAAATATTATTATTTCATGTGTAACCTCTTTTGGTATTTATTCTGAAGTTCTTGATACATGGGAACATCACCCTGATATTGAAGAACAAGCCAGAGAATACTTATGGAAAGCAACAAAAAGGGAATTTAAAAAACCAAAAAATATGGTTCATGCAAGTGATGTTATTTATAAATTCAGAAAGGAAATATTAGAAAAAGCAAAATATAAATTGGTAAATAAATTAACAGGAGAACCATTAAAAATTGTTGAACACGTTGGTTGTCATTATTCTAAAATGTTTCCTGATATGGGAGTAGGAGGCGCTGAATTTCCATATGTACTCGAAGGAATGGTTAAGGAATGGGGAGGAGATATAATTGATTATCCTGAAAGAAGACACTGTTGCGGGTTTGGTTTCAGACAATATTTAGTAAAAGCTAACAGGGGATATTCAGTAGCAAATTCAAAAAGGAAATTTGAATCTATGGAATCATACAAACCTGATATGATTGTTGCTAATTGCCCTGGGTGTACTATGTTTCTTGATAAATGGCAATATACAATTAGTGAGCTTGAAGGCAAAACTTATGACTCTGATAATCAGGGGATTCCTGTATTAACTTATGAAGAACTTGCAGGCTTAATTTTAGGTTACGATCCATGGGATTTAGGTTTGCAAATTCATCAGGTTTCATCAGAATCTTTACTTGATAAATTAGGAATAGAATATGATCCGGAAGCAAAATATAAAGCTGCTGATGGAACAGACATAGGTATGCCAAAAATGCCAAAATTGCTTACAGTCTGATTATTCACCATATTGATTATAAAAAATTGAACAGATGGATAAAAATAAAAATAAAAAAATAGTAGTTATTGGAGGCGGAATTGCAGGAATGGAATCTTCTACATACTTGACAGGTATAGGATATGATGTAATACTTATTGAAAAAACAGACAAATTAGGTGGACGTGTGCTTGAATGGGAACAATTATTCCCTACTCGTAGATTAGGCAAAGAAGTTGTTGATTATTTAAAAAAAGGTATTGATTTAGAGAAAGTAAAAGTTAAATATAATACAGATATTAAAAATATTGAATCAAATAACAAAGGATTTCTTATTACTCTTAGTGATAATAGTGTACTTGAAGCAGATTCAATACTTATTGCTACCGGATATGATCTTTTTGATGCAAGGAAAAAAGAAGAATATGGTTATGGAATTTATAATAATGTAATAACTTCTGCTGAACTTGAAGAAATATTCTTGAAAGATGGTGAACTCAAAGCTCCCGATGGAAAAATTCCTAAAAGAGTAGGATTAGTATATTGTGTAGGTTCAAGAGATGCAAAAGTCGGAAATATATATTGTTCTAAAGTTTGTTGTGTAACAGGTGTAAAACAAGCAATAGAAATAAAAGAAAAATTACCTGATACTGAAATATTTTGTTTTTACATGGATTTAAGAATGTATGGTACACAGTTTGAAGAATTATACAAAGAATCGCAAGAAAAATGGGGCGTAAACTACATACGGGGAAGATTATCAGAGGCATCTGAAAATGCAGACGGAAGTATTAAAATAAAAGCTGAAGATACTCTTGCTGGAAGACCTATTAAAATGGATGTGGATATGCTTGTCCTTATGGTTGGATTTATACCATCAGAAGGAACTACTAAAATTGGAAAACTCCTTAATCTTGAGTTTAGGGAAAATGGTTTTATTAAACCAATGGACCCTCATACAATGAACAATGTATCAAGTGTTCAGGGAGTTTTTCTCGCAGGTACATGTACAGCAGCAAGAACAATTAATAATACAATAATGGATGCCAGGTCAGCTGCTGCAAAAGTTGTTAGTTATTTAGAAGGTTTTAACAGCGAAAAAAGAAATATTATTTAAATAATATAATTATGGTTGATTTTGGTTTTTCTGTATTAAAAACTAGGCAAATAGATTATGACAAAACCGACAGAAAAGTCATAAAATATGTCGAGGAAAATGAACCAACATTAAGATATTGTATGGTTTGTGGTGCATGCACAGCAACATGCAGTGTCGGTATGTTTACTGATTTCAATATCAGGAAAATAAATATTTTACTTAGATGGGGAGAAATTGAAGAGATAAAACATGAAATAAAAAAATGTATGCTTTGTGGAAAATGTCAATTAGTTTGTCCAAGAGGTGTAAATACGAGGAATGTAATTTTGGTTATAAATAAGGCAATCGAAAAATTTGAAAATAATGAAATTTGATATTTTTGTTTTACCATTTTCTGTAGGATTTTTAATATTACTTATTATCCTTTTTTATAAATATTTTACATGGATAAAAGTTCTAAGCAGTCAGGAAAAAAAGAAAATCAGAAAAGGATTATTTAGTTTTAAAATATTTCCGGTTATTAAAGAAATATTTACTGAAAGTCTCCTGCATAGAAGAATATTTAAAGTTAATCCAATGCTTGGTTATATGCACATGAGCCTTGCATTTGGATGGTTTTTGTTGATTGTTGTTGGTTCGGTTGAATTAAATATTTTCAGTCAGGAAAAATTAAAAATGTTTTATGAAGCAATATTTTTTAGATTTTTTTATCCTGATATCGAAGGAGCTAGACTTCATACAACTTTCGTATTTATAATGGATTTTCTATTGCTTTTTGTTCTTACGGGTGTGTCTTTAGCATACCTTAAAAGATTTTTTTCCCGATTGTTCGGAATGAAAAAAGCAACCAAACATCGTCCTTTCGACAAAATAGCCTTAACAAGTTTATGGTTAATATTCCCTTTAAGATTACTTGCAGAAAGTTTTACTTCAGGTATTTATAATAATGGTGGTTTTCTTACAGGCAGTTTAGGTGCATTTTTTGCAAAATATTTTATTCTTACGGATATTTCATATATCTCATGGTGGGCATATTCATTATCACTTGGTGCATTTTTTGTTGCTTTGCCTTTTTCACGATATATGCATATCCCTACTGAAATAATTTTAATTGCACTTAGAAAATTTGGTTTATATACTGATAAGGAATATACAGGTTTTTCTGAAATAGAGGTAAATTCATGTTCAAGTTGTGGAATATGTATAGACAAATGTCAACTTAGTACATCAGCAAATATTAATGATGTTCAATCGGTTTATTTCATAAAAAGTATTCGTAATAACAATATTAAAAATGATGTAGTTTATAATTGTTTACTATGCGGAAGATGTCAGGAATATTGTCCTGTAGGAGTTAATACTAATTCAATAAGGCTTTCAAAAAGGGAAAGTTTTATGATAAATGGTAATACATCCTATGAATTTATTAATCTTCCGGATATTAAAAAAGCTAAAATTGCTTATTTTGCAGGTTGTATGACACATTTAACCCCGGGAATTAAAAAATCAATGAAAATGATTTTTGAACAAGCCGGAGAAAATTATACATTACTTGATGATGATGGAACTGTTTGCTGTGGTCGTCCTTTAATGCTTACCGGCAACTATAAGCAGGCTGAAAAACTAATAGAAGTAAATACACAACTCATAAAAAATTCTAATGCAGATATATTAGTAACATCATGTCCTATTTGTTATAAAATATTTAAAGAAGAATATAATTTAGATATTAAAATTTTACATCATACTGAATATTTATTAAGCTTAGTTAAAGAAAATAAAATCAATCTTATTAAATCTGAACAATTATTTTCATATCACGATCCTTGTGATTTAGGCAGAGGTTCGGGTGTTTATGATGCACCAAGAGAACTATTGCAACATATAGCAACTTTAAATAAAATAGATAATGAAAAAGAAAATAGCCTATGTTGTGGGGGTAGTTTGGCGAACTTAAAAATTAGTAATGAACAAAAAGATACCATAAGGATTGATACATTAAAAATATTAGGCAAAAACAATCCTGATAAAATTATAACATCATGCCCTTTATGTAAAAAAACACTAAATATTAATTCAGAAATTCAAATCGAAGATATTGCTGAAACTATTGCAGCTTCAATTATTTCTTCAGAAAGAAAAAAAACAATAGAAAAAGAGATACCTAAAAATCAGTTAGTTGAAGAAGGTGTATTTGTTTAATATTTAATGTAACCGTTCATAGTTAATAAATATAATTGTTCAATTGTCCTTTTGGCCTTCCTGACGGTAGACCAATGTCAATAAGATAAGGTTTAAATAATTTAATAGATTATTCCCTTCGGTCATTAGAAAAGTTCCTGCTTTATTCGCTAACGCTCATGAAGATAGACGTTCGCAGGAATGAAAGGCAGAAGTACCTTTTAACAGTTCCTGTCATTCCGCACTTGATGCGGAATCTATTTTGACATTAGACGGCAGATAGGTTTATGCCATGAATGACTACATGTTAATAGAGGTTTTATAATATCATGAACATAATCGGAAAAAAAATAATTAATCTTCAATCAGTTTCTTCAACAAATGATTACGCTAAAGATCTTTTGCTGAAACAAAATATAGAAGAAGGTATCGTAATTAATACTTATTACCAGGAAAAAGGCAGAGGACATATAAATAATATTTGGGAAAGTAAAAAAGACGAAAATCTCATATTTAGTTTTATTTTATTTCCCGAATTTCTACAGATAGAAAAACAATTTTTGCTCTCAAAATTTGTTTCACTCGCAATTGTTGATTTTTTAAAATCATATACTAACAATATAAAAATTAAATGGCCGAATGATATATATATTAACAATAAAAAAATATGCGGCATATTAATAGAAAATTCAATTATCGAAGATAAGATAAGCAATTCAGTTGTTGGTATAGGATTAAATATTAACCAAACCGAATTTAATAAAAATATTCCAAATCCAACTTCATTAAAATTAATTACAGGCAAAAATTACAAAATTGAAACTTGTTTAAATGAATTGATTAATTTTCTGAATATTCGTTACCAACAATTAACAAAAGGAAAATTCGATATAATTGATGAAAATTACATAAACAATTTATATAAGTTTAGTGTTATTCATATATTTAAAAAAGGCAACAAAAAATTTAAAGCTAAAATTATTGGAATTTCAGAAACAGGACAGCTTATCATAGAAGATAAAAAAGGATTACAATCATTATATAGTTTTAAAGAAATATCTTTTTGATACCTTAAAATAAAAATAATAACTGGCTGATTAACAATAGTATCCACCATTTTTTACAATGGATATTTTGCAATTAGAAAATAAGTATAATAATAAAAAAAAGAAAAATGATAATTGATCAATTTTTTATTTCAAATAGAACTAACTATAAAAAAGGTTTTGAAGCATCAAAAAACTTAGAAAAACCAATACGTAGTATAGTTAAAACAATAAGCTGGAGAATTGTAGGTACTATTGATACCATACTAATTTCCTGGTTTATTACTGATAAAGTTTTTATAGCATTAACAATTGGTTCAATAGAAATTGTTACTAAAATGTTATTATACTTTTTTCATGAAAGATCATGGAACATTATAAAATGGGGAAAACAATGAAAAAATTAAATCTTGAACAAATAAATAAAGAGTTGCGAGATAAATCACCTGAGCAAATTATTACCTGGGCAATAGATTTTGCCGAAAAACCATTGGTAACAACAAACTTCAGACCTTATGAAGTTGCAATTTTACATGCCTGTACACAAGTACAAAACGAATTAAAAGTTATTTGGTGTGATACAGGTTATAATACACCTAATACATATAAGCATGCAAATGAATTGATAAAAACCTTAGGTTTAAATATACATTTATATGTGCCAAAACAAACAGCAGCATACAGAGATACAACAATGGGAATTCCACAAATTGATAATCCACAGCATAAAATATTTACTGAGCAAGTAAAGTTAGAGCCTTTTAATAGAGCTATGCACGAACATAAACCTGATGTTTGGTTTACCAATTTAAGAAAAGGGCAAACAGTTTTTAGGGATAGTATTGGTATTGTTTCAAAAAGTAAAGACGGAGTTATAAAAGTAAGTCCGTTTTATTATTGGACTGATGAGGAATTAGATAACTACTTAAAAGAACATAAACTTCCAAACGAGTTTAAATATTTTGATCCAACAAAAGTATTAGAAAATAGAGAATGTGGTTTACATTCATAAAGTATTAAAAAATGACAGATAAATTACATATTAACGAACTGGAAAACGAAGCAATTTGTATTATGAGAGAAGTTGCTGCACAGTTCGAAAAACCAGTATTGTTATTTTCCGGGGGTAAAGATTCCATTACCTTAGTGAGATTGGCACAAAAAGCATTTTACCCTGCTAAAATTCCTTTTCCGTTAATGCATATTGATACAGGACATAATTTTCCTGAAACAATAGAGTTTCGTGATAAATTAGTGAAGGAATTAGGTGTAGAGTTAATTGTTCGTAAAGTACAGGATAGCATAGATCAAGGTAAAGTAAAAGAAGAAACAGGAAGGTATTCAAGCCGAAACACATTACAAACAACCACGCTTTTAGATGCTATTGAAGAACTTAAATTAGATGCTTGTATTGGTGGAGCTCGTAGAGATGAAGAAAAAGCCAGAGCTAAAGAACGTATTTTTTCAGTGCGAGACGATTTTGGTCAATGGGATGAAAAAAATCAGCGTCCTGAGTTATGCGATATGTTAAACGGACAAATCGAATTAGGTCAAAATGTACGTGTTTTTCCAATTTCTAACTGGACAGAGTTAGATGTATGGAGCTATATTGAACGTGAAAACCTTGAAATTCCATCAATATATTTTTCACATAAACGCGAAATTTTTATGCGAGATGGTATGATTTGGTCTGCATCAGAACATGTATATCGTGAAGAAGACGAACTCGTTGAAGAAAAAGCAGTTCGTTTTAGAACTGTTGGAGATATGAGTTGTACTGCTGCTGTAAGTTCTAATGCAATAACAATCAGTGAAGTGGTAGCCGAAATTAGAGGGTCAACTATTTCTGAACGTGGAGCAAGAATTGATGATAAACGCTCAGAAGCAGCAATGGAAAAACGTAAACAACAAGGATATTTTTAAGAAAAAGTATAAGGAAAATAGAAATGGAAGTTTTAAAGATAGCAACAGCAGGAAGTGTAGATGATGGAAAAAGTACCTTAATAGGTAGATTATTATACGACACAAAATCATTAACCGATGATAAATTAGAAGCAATTGAGCATAGTAGCAAAAAAAAAGGATATGATTATTTAGATTTTTCATTGGCGACCGATGGTTTAGTAGCTGAACGAGAACAAGGAATTACCATTGATGTAGCTCATATATATTTTTCAACCGATACCAGAAGTTATATTATAGCCGATACTCCAGGTCATATTGAATATACCCGAAATATGGTTACGGGTGCTTCAACATCACAAGCCGCAATTATTTTAATTGATGCAAGGCATGGAGTAATTGAACAAACGTATCGCCACTTTTTTATCAATAATTTGTTGAGAATTAAGGATGTTATTGTGGCTGTTAATAAAATGGATTTGATTGATTTTTCTGAAGAAAAATACAATGCCATTAAAGCTGATTTTGAGCAATTGGTAGATAGAAGTGATTACGAAGAACGAAATATAACCTACATACCTATTAGTGCATTAAAAGGTGATAATGTTGTTGAAAAATCTAATAATATGTCTTGGTACAATGGGCAAACTCTTTTAGAACATTTAGAGAAATTAGACACGGAAGATATTTACAATAAAGGAAAAATGCGTTTTCCTGTACAATACGTAATTCGACCAAAAACCGATGAATTTCACGATTTTAGAGGCTATGCAGGTAAAGTTTATGGAAGCAAAATAAAAGTAGGAGACGATGTTATTATTTTACCTTCACAAACAAAATCAAAAGTTAAAGACATTTATTTTTACGATAAAA is a window from the Bacteroidales bacterium genome containing:
- a CDS encoding response regulator transcription factor — encoded protein: MDEINIIIVDDHALFRNGLNLLLNNFENINILAEAENGLEFLNIIEKAKPDIVLIDIDMPVMDGIEATEKAIIKYPDLKLIALSMFGDEDYYYKMINAGVKGFLLKNSEIREVINAINTVYKGGTFFSQDLLINLVKNIKPLDSDSDTSFSLSERELEVLSLICQGFSNQEIGDKLFISKRTVDKHRSNLLSKTNSKNTANLVIYAIRNKLFKL
- a CDS encoding response regulator transcription factor; protein product: MSKKINIIIVDDNKHYREALKSLLLSLGKEKINIINNASSGKEFINTINKTNTDIVFMDYEMPVMNGLEATRIALSNYPRLTIIALSLYDDTQYVDAMLEAGAKGYLLKNSDNNEIFMKIIKNHNEGKFFSKEINYQDLLS
- a CDS encoding 4Fe-4S dicluster domain-containing protein, which gives rise to MSKLFDKLSKDIRFKDGLNACISCGVCTAICPAAAFYKYSPRLIMTTVQTKDEKKIDDLLNEDTVWYCGECMSCKTRCPRKNVPGLVIEALRSLSQELGHFTESEKGRQQFAIKRTVGEEILKYGYCVHPDAAIYEMHPEQGPVWEWYTENLSVMVDRLGGNYNKEGAGALRKMSEKTMDELNKIFDVSGGSERFENIEKYSKKKAKELGWEFKDEGIDNEYFTHTFCDNNNKHTK
- a CDS encoding heterodisulfide reductase subunit B, translated to MKIKGKQNIWKEYQKQIADDHYYFQRSCIRQSFFPGSEAAFLKILSKELGKDIFDDPEHTTCTGIGYHADIVPFETIMTVLARQFSLMTEAGYENIIISCVTSFGIYSEVLDTWEHHPDIEEQAREYLWKATKREFKKPKNMVHASDVIYKFRKEILEKAKYKLVNKLTGEPLKIVEHVGCHYSKMFPDMGVGGAEFPYVLEGMVKEWGGDIIDYPERRHCCGFGFRQYLVKANRGYSVANSKRKFESMESYKPDMIVANCPGCTMFLDKWQYTISELEGKTYDSDNQGIPVLTYEELAGLILGYDPWDLGLQIHQVSSESLLDKLGIEYDPEAKYKAADGTDIGMPKMPKLLTV
- a CDS encoding CoB--CoM heterodisulfide reductase iron-sulfur subunit A family protein, encoding MDKNKNKKIVVIGGGIAGMESSTYLTGIGYDVILIEKTDKLGGRVLEWEQLFPTRRLGKEVVDYLKKGIDLEKVKVKYNTDIKNIESNNKGFLITLSDNSVLEADSILIATGYDLFDARKKEEYGYGIYNNVITSAELEEIFLKDGELKAPDGKIPKRVGLVYCVGSRDAKVGNIYCSKVCCVTGVKQAIEIKEKLPDTEIFCFYMDLRMYGTQFEELYKESQEKWGVNYIRGRLSEASENADGSIKIKAEDTLAGRPIKMDVDMLVLMVGFIPSEGTTKIGKLLNLEFRENGFIKPMDPHTMNNVSSVQGVFLAGTCTAARTINNTIMDARSAAAKVVSYLEGFNSEKRNII
- a CDS encoding 4Fe-4S dicluster domain-containing protein, which translates into the protein MVDFGFSVLKTRQIDYDKTDRKVIKYVEENEPTLRYCMVCGACTATCSVGMFTDFNIRKINILLRWGEIEEIKHEIKKCMLCGKCQLVCPRGVNTRNVILVINKAIEKFENNEI
- a CDS encoding (Fe-S)-binding protein, producing MKFDIFVLPFSVGFLILLIILFYKYFTWIKVLSSQEKKKIRKGLFSFKIFPVIKEIFTESLLHRRIFKVNPMLGYMHMSLAFGWFLLIVVGSVELNIFSQEKLKMFYEAIFFRFFYPDIEGARLHTTFVFIMDFLLLFVLTGVSLAYLKRFFSRLFGMKKATKHRPFDKIALTSLWLIFPLRLLAESFTSGIYNNGGFLTGSLGAFFAKYFILTDISYISWWAYSLSLGAFFVALPFSRYMHIPTEIILIALRKFGLYTDKEYTGFSEIEVNSCSSCGICIDKCQLSTSANINDVQSVYFIKSIRNNNIKNDVVYNCLLCGRCQEYCPVGVNTNSIRLSKRESFMINGNTSYEFINLPDIKKAKIAYFAGCMTHLTPGIKKSMKMIFEQAGENYTLLDDDGTVCCGRPLMLTGNYKQAEKLIEVNTQLIKNSNADILVTSCPICYKIFKEEYNLDIKILHHTEYLLSLVKENKINLIKSEQLFSYHDPCDLGRGSGVYDAPRELLQHIATLNKIDNEKENSLCCGGSLANLKISNEQKDTIRIDTLKILGKNNPDKIITSCPLCKKTLNINSEIQIEDIAETIAASIISSERKKTIEKEIPKNQLVEEGVFV
- a CDS encoding biotin--[acetyl-CoA-carboxylase] ligase; its protein translation is MNIIGKKIINLQSVSSTNDYAKDLLLKQNIEEGIVINTYYQEKGRGHINNIWESKKDENLIFSFILFPEFLQIEKQFLLSKFVSLAIVDFLKSYTNNIKIKWPNDIYINNKKICGILIENSIIEDKISNSVVGIGLNINQTEFNKNIPNPTSLKLITGKNYKIETCLNELINFLNIRYQQLTKGKFDIIDENYINNLYKFSVIHIFKKGNKKFKAKIIGISETGQLIIEDKKGLQSLYSFKEISF
- a CDS encoding DUF2061 domain-containing protein produces the protein MIIDQFFISNRTNYKKGFEASKNLEKPIRSIVKTISWRIVGTIDTILISWFITDKVFIALTIGSIEIVTKMLLYFFHERSWNIIKWGKQ
- a CDS encoding phosphoadenosine phosphosulfate reductase family protein, giving the protein MKKLNLEQINKELRDKSPEQIITWAIDFAEKPLVTTNFRPYEVAILHACTQVQNELKVIWCDTGYNTPNTYKHANELIKTLGLNIHLYVPKQTAAYRDTTMGIPQIDNPQHKIFTEQVKLEPFNRAMHEHKPDVWFTNLRKGQTVFRDSIGIVSKSKDGVIKVSPFYYWTDEELDNYLKEHKLPNEFKYFDPTKVLENRECGLHS
- a CDS encoding sulfate adenylyltransferase subunit 2; this translates as MTDKLHINELENEAICIMREVAAQFEKPVLLFSGGKDSITLVRLAQKAFYPAKIPFPLMHIDTGHNFPETIEFRDKLVKELGVELIVRKVQDSIDQGKVKEETGRYSSRNTLQTTTLLDAIEELKLDACIGGARRDEEKARAKERIFSVRDDFGQWDEKNQRPELCDMLNGQIELGQNVRVFPISNWTELDVWSYIERENLEIPSIYFSHKREIFMRDGMIWSASEHVYREEDELVEEKAVRFRTVGDMSCTAAVSSNAITISEVVAEIRGSTISERGARIDDKRSEAAMEKRKQQGYF
- a CDS encoding 50S ribosome-binding GTPase is translated as MEVLKIATAGSVDDGKSTLIGRLLYDTKSLTDDKLEAIEHSSKKKGYDYLDFSLATDGLVAEREQGITIDVAHIYFSTDTRSYIIADTPGHIEYTRNMVTGASTSQAAIILIDARHGVIEQTYRHFFINNLLRIKDVIVAVNKMDLIDFSEEKYNAIKADFEQLVDRSDYEERNITYIPISALKGDNVVEKSNNMSWYNGQTLLEHLEKLDTEDIYNKGKMRFPVQYVIRPKTDEFHDFRGYAGKVYGSKIKVGDDVIILPSQTKSKVKDIYFYDKKYDSASRRSSITVTLEDNVNISRGDMIVKANELPKIEKQFTATISWMDSKPMLAGTRFVLQHGVNKVLAKAATINNKIETDFSGVETNVSSLQMNDIASVSFQLNKPVFFDSFKEQRTNGAFILIDEQTNNTVGVGFIL